Genomic window (Armatimonadota bacterium):
GGCATTAAATGCATGGTCTACAAGGATGGTTCGTCGAGTATACCTCATTACATTGAGTTCCCTATAAAAGATAGGGAATCCTGGAAGGATATAAAGCGCCGTTTAGACCCAAACGACCCAGCACGTTATGCATTCGATTGGGAAGGCATTGGGAAATCTTTTAAGGAGAGCAATGTTCCAGTTGGAATTGGAATAGGTTCGCTTTTTGGTTGGATTCGCAACTGGATGGGTTTCGAAGGCGTATCCCTGGCATGCTACGACGACCCTGGGCTTATCCAGGACATAATGGAGCACATAACAGTTTTGGTCACGACGCTTCTAGAGCATGCGCTACAATATGTGGAGCCAGATTTTGCACTTGGATGGGAAGACATGGCATTCAATCATGGGCCGATTATCTCACCGCGGATGTTTAGGGAATGGATGACGCCTAGGTACAAGCGAATCACCGATTTGCTGAAGAAGCATGGAGTAGACGTTGTAATTGTAGATTGCGATGGGAACATTAACTCTTTGGTGGAGCACTGGCTGGAAGGTGGCGTAAATTGTATGTTTCCTTTAGAAATTAATTCCGGTTCCGATCCCGTCGCGCTCCGCGAGAAATTTGGTAAAAGAGTGCTTCTTGCCGGAGGTGTGGACAAAATTCAGCTTGCAAAAGGAAAGAAAGAGATTGAGCGGGAGTTGGAGCGGATTCGGAAAACCGTCGAGTCAGGTGGATATATTCCACACGTGGACCACAGATGCCCACCTGATGTATCATATGATAACTATCTTCACTATTTGAAAGTGAAGAAATACCTATTTGGGTTGTAAAATATTCTCAGCCCAGCGGATTATTTTGATGCGTGCAGTAAAAATCGCTCTGCTAATATTTGCCTTTGTTGCTGTCGGCGTTGGCGGCTTCAAGTTCGGCAACTGGCTACTTGATAGATGGGGTGGGGGCAGTAAGGCTGAGGATATACGGTGGGTTGATGAATACCAAGGACTAGGCGAACGTTCTGGCACAAGCACAGCTCTCAAGATTCAAGCTGAACCTAGTTCACTTACTGTTCGTGCTAGCCAGCCAATCCGTATAACCATTCGGCTAACAAACTACAGTCAGCGGCGGCTGACGCTAAATGCCTGGCTTGAGCCATATCCCGCCTACTTTCGGAGTAACCAATTCCCATTAAAAGTTTTTATTCTAAAATCGGGGAAGCCGATTCGATTCAAAGGTAATGCTACTATTCTTCCACCTCATACGAAAGACGATTTCTTTTATCTGGAGCCAGGCGCAACACGGAGTGTTAATATTAATTTGGCAAGTGGCTTCAGGGGTGGAAAATGGGATTTCTCTGAGCCGGGCGAGTATGAAGTTTATCTGTGGTATGAAACATATCTGACCGGGCGTTCGATTGGATTGGATGCTTGGACTGGCCGCACGAACGCTGTGCGTGTTAAAATAAGGATAATCGCTTCCTAAGCCGTGATTTGATGATTGTAGTTTTTTATTTATAAGGCGAGGGCTGCCTATGGTAAAAATGGCAGCCCTCGCGTGTACTGCTTGCTCTGTATTAAAAGTGTTCACTAATTCAAATCAATAATTATTTGTCAGTTTCCTCTTGGTTTTCTTCGTCAGAATCAGATGTAGTGCACTGCCAGTTGTCGCAATCTAGGCGTGAGCAGTAAAACATCTTTTTTGTAGATCCGTCGGTGAAAAGTACATCTGCTATGTGTGCATGCTTGCACCGTAAGCACATTATCGGATCAATGACATTTACTATTCTTAGTTCGGTATCAGGTCTAGTCACTTTTCACTCTCACATTTATTTGACTTCTGCAAGGCGGGCACTGCTTGGTTTGACGCCAGTTGCTGTTGGTCCTGGGATTTTTCTTATTCTAGTCAGAGCCTGACCCTCGGAAGTGCAGAATCTAAAAAGGTTTGCAATTGACTTCACTCTAAGCAGGCCATCAATCTGATTGTTTTCTGCAATTAGATTTAAATTTCCATAGTGCGCTTGGAACACTCGGGCCATTTTTGCAAGCGGGCTCAAACTGTTCGTATTCTGCCACACCGCACGTTTGAGATTTATCATGACATGGAAATGTCCAGCGCGAATAAGTTTGTTTAAGATGTCTTCAAGCTTACTGAGGGTTTGCTTGTTGATGTCACCTACGAGATCTACGACGGGGACGCCGGCGTAGTTCCGCAGTGCGATGCTGAACTCAGAATTTGCCATCCAAACACCTCACCGGAGGAATCTTCCCTGCCTTCCTTGGCTGGGGTTAAGAAATACCTGCATAACTATTATCGGCGAAGAGAGGGCAGATATTTAGGCGAAGTTGCAATTGAGGTTTGTTGTGAATGCAAGACTAGATTTTTCTTTTGCCACCTACAAAAACCGTCTCTACTTTGCAGTTCGGAATTTCGCTTTCTGGTATCGAGAATATGTCTTGATTTAGAACAATGAAATCAGCAAGCTTGCCTACTTCTATGGAGCCAAGGTTTGCTTCTTGAAACATGGCGTATGCTCCGCCGAGGGAATATAATGCAATTGTTTCTTCGACTGTTAGGCGTTCAGATTGCGAATGTTCGTCACGGGTAACTGCTCGACAGATTAGCTCAAAAACGTCGAGATTTTCAACAGGGCAATCTGAGCCGAGCGATAGAGGAATCCCAGCCTCAAGCATTGTTCGAAATGGATATGCCCATCGGTAGCGCTCACGACCGACACGATTAATTGTCCAAAAATCGGTTATTATAAATTGAGGTTGCACGGAAGCCAAAATATGGAGGTCTGCCATTCGGAAAACAAGGTCCTCATTCAATAGCGAAGCATGTTCAATTCGGTGTCGCCGAGTGCGGTTGTCTTCGCCGGTTTCAATGAGAACGGTTTCAATTGCGTTAACGGCTTGTTCAACAGCTCGGTCTCCAATTGCATGGATTGCCACTTGCCAGCCGGAATTGTGAACTTTGCGAACCATATCTGTAAGTTCTTCGTCCGAATGCAGCAGGATGCCATTATTTCCGGGGTCGTCGGCGAAATCTTCTTTGAGAGCTGCTGTTCTTGCGCCCATCGAGCCATCTGCAAAAATCTTGATTGCGCCCATTCGAAGCATTTCATCTCCATCGCCAGTCTTGAGACCTTCAGCAAGCAGCGAATCAAGCATTTCATAACCAGGTTGGACATAGAAACGTATAGGCAGTTGGCTTTGCCGATTAATGTGGCGAACGGCGTCAAGCTCGGTTTGGGAGCTAACTAAACAATGGACGCTGGTTAATCCAGTGGCAAGAGCTTTCGCAGCAGCGAACTCGGCAGCCTCCACCATTTCCTTGAAAGTCGGCTGGGGCATTGCTTCCCAAACTGGGTTCATATCATCTTCAGTGAGGAGTCCTGTATCCCTTGCTGAATCAGGAATTTTTTCCGGGCCTACAAGCTCTATCGCTTTGCTATTTACAACACACGCATGACCACAAAGCCTTGAGATGAGCACCGGTTTGTTGAATTGGTCGAGGTCATGGCGAGTGGGAAACCTGCGTTCGGCGAGTATTTCCTGGTCAAATCCCCAGCCAAGTATCCACTCTCCACGGCGCTTCTCATCATGTGCCTGGAGCCGTTGGATTATCTCCTTAATCGATTTACATCCATTTAGGTCGGCGCGCAAGAGTTTGTTTCTGCCGTAGTATAATAGGTGGACATGAGAATCTATTAGTCCTGGAATTACTGTTCGGCCTTCCAAATCTATCTGTTCAGTGTTTGGGCCTATGTAATCTTCAACTTCGTCATCTGAGCCAACGTAGACAAAGCGTCCATCTCGAATAGCAACAGCTGAAGCCCATACCGTTTGTGAAAGAGTGAATACCTTGCCGTTTGTCAAAATTATGTCTGCTGGTTGACTCATTCTACTTGCCTTCTTTCGTCATTTACGGGGGAGATTACCTTGCGCTTCTGTATATAGTTTATGAGAGCATCTACTGAAAGGGTGTCTAAGTATTTTGCTGACGTTACATCTGAGAAGTAGAGCCCAACAAGCCAGTCTATTGTTGCAATCGAATAAGTTGCGTTTTCATCGAGGGGCTTTCCATCAACAGTTGCTTCGACTATCTTGCGATTGACAATTTTATACCGCATGCCAGAAACTCCCGGACTGATGGGGAATCTTTCGATTATTTGTTTGAGATGCGCTCCGGTTAGTTCTATAAGCACAAGTTTGTTGTGGAACGGTAGGACGGTTGCTACATCCCAAACTTTGATAGGGCCTTTTGCAAAGTTCCCTCGAACTCCGCCTACGCCGTATATAGAAATCTGTGCCCCCGTTTCCTCACGTATGGCATCACACACCAAGTTTAAAACTGGGCTGCTCCCTCCTTTATCAACCATATCTGCGGTAACCTCGCCAATTATTTTGTCATATCGTTTGGAGATTGGGATATAATACCTTCGAATAACTTCGGCAGTTTTGTGATCTTCTGGTATGTCGGAGGTAACGGGTATCAACTTGCCGTCCACGCTCATTAGGGTAAATGGGCCGCTGTTTCTTCTAAGTCGGAGATCAAGCCTTCCTAGTTCGCCGGCCCATTGGTATGCTTGGACAATGACGGTGCCGCCAAGCGAGAATGCCTCAGCGGGTTTGTTGTGCTTAATGATTTTTGGAGTTGCTAATCGCGTATGCGAGTGTCCTCCGACGATTACGTCAATTTCTGGGACCATTTTCGCTAATCTTTCATCTTCGGCTTCTCCTAGGTGGCTCAGAACAACTACTATATCGGCTTTATTTTTCAGCTTTGGAACAAGATGCTTTGCTGTTTCATAAGGGTCCTTTACTGCAAATCCTTCTTTCACTGCTTTGTAATCAGCAATTTGTGGCGTTGTCAATCCAAGAAAGGCGATTCGCACCCCGTCAAAATCATAAATCACATATTCGGGAAGTGCAGGTTCCAACGAGTCTTTCTTTAGAAGATTGGCACATACTATAGGGAACTCAGCCAGCGCTAGATTGCGGTTGAATTGTTCGAGAGATTGGCCGAATTCGTGATTTCCGGTAACCATTACATCATATCCCGCGGCAGAGAGCGCGGCAAAGTCTGCTTCACCTTTGTATTCGATTCCAAATGGCGTACCGTCGCAGATATCGCCTGCGTCCACTAAAATTGCATTGCCACCCACTGAAGCTTCGATTTGGTGGGCTAAGGTGGCTATCCTTGCCAAACCACCGATATTTTTGGTAGCCATCATCTCTGCTACTGGGGCGCTTGACTTAAGTGCATCTGGGTAGCTGAAGGGAATAAGGTGGTCATGGATATCATTTGTGTGGAGAATAGTTACCAGGCGATACTCAGGCTGACACCATGCGTTAGAGAAGAGCGAGCAAAAAGCTAGGCAAACAAGTAACAGATGAAGAGTAGCTCTTCTCACTTTTTGTAAACCTCCTCAGGATTGAAAATCCGCTCGGCAATCACGCTCAGAGTATTTTCTTTTGTTATCTTTCTAAAGAAGCAACTCCGATATCCTTCATGACATGTCGCTCCAATTTGATCCACTTTTATCAATAGGCAGTCCATATCGCAGTCAACGTAGATTCCTTTTACAAATTGGAAGTGGCCCGATGTCTCACCTTTTACCCAGTGCTTCCGGCGTGAGCGGCTCCAAAAGCAAACCTTTCCATCGCGGATGGTGCGTTGCACGGCTTCGCGGTCCATGAAGCCCATCATGAGAACGTCCCCGTTCTCCGCATCTTGGATAATTGCTGGAATTAGGCCATTTTCGTCAAACTTCAGCTGGTCAAGAATTTCCATTGTTCCTCCATTATTAATGCATAAACTTCTTATTAACTTTATAAGCCGCCAAGGGGCGGAAATATGCACCCAAGTTGAGCTGATTATATCATAGGCGCCAACAATATTCGAGGCGGCAGAGGTTAAACTCCTATTCTATACGCCAAAAAACGGTCATTGGATTACTTGTTGCGTACTCCCATCTCTGCCAGCACTTGCAAAAGAAGATCTAACCGGTTGCTGGCAATAACATCTACGCCCATGGTAACCATTCGACGGATGTTTTCTTCATCGTCTACTGTCCAGGCTTCCATTAACATATTTGCGGCATGGGTAGCTTTTACAAGATCGGGAGTAATAGCAGTGTAATTTACGCCAAAAACCCACCCGTTAACAGCTGCTGCTTCATCAGCAAGTCGTACCGCTTCATCCCCTGAAATCTCCGTTTGGCTGCTGATTAGCGGGGAAAATCGAATCAAACGGTCGAGTTCTTTTAGGCGAAGTCCAAT
Coding sequences:
- a CDS encoding uroporphyrinogen decarboxylase family protein, with protein sequence MDKMERIRELRAEDKKLKEYGLLDPPSRDGGYTHRERFRRTMHFQGVDRVPNHEFGYWNETLKRWHDEGLPKEVDSNAAADVFFGFDPTLSVPMDYSWRPPFEHLVLEETDRYRIVRGSDGIKCMVYKDGSSSIPHYIEFPIKDRESWKDIKRRLDPNDPARYAFDWEGIGKSFKESNVPVGIGIGSLFGWIRNWMGFEGVSLACYDDPGLIQDIMEHITVLVTTLLEHALQYVEPDFALGWEDMAFNHGPIISPRMFREWMTPRYKRITDLLKKHGVDVVIVDCDGNINSLVEHWLEGGVNCMFPLEINSGSDPVALREKFGKRVLLAGGVDKIQLAKGKKEIERELERIRKTVESGGYIPHVDHRCPPDVSYDNYLHYLKVKKYLFGL
- a CDS encoding amidohydrolase produces the protein MSQPADIILTNGKVFTLSQTVWASAVAIRDGRFVYVGSDDEVEDYIGPNTEQIDLEGRTVIPGLIDSHVHLLYYGRNKLLRADLNGCKSIKEIIQRLQAHDEKRRGEWILGWGFDQEILAERRFPTRHDLDQFNKPVLISRLCGHACVVNSKAIELVGPEKIPDSARDTGLLTEDDMNPVWEAMPQPTFKEMVEAAEFAAAKALATGLTSVHCLVSSQTELDAVRHINRQSQLPIRFYVQPGYEMLDSLLAEGLKTGDGDEMLRMGAIKIFADGSMGARTAALKEDFADDPGNNGILLHSDEELTDMVRKVHNSGWQVAIHAIGDRAVEQAVNAIETVLIETGEDNRTRRHRIEHASLLNEDLVFRMADLHILASVQPQFIITDFWTINRVGRERYRWAYPFRTMLEAGIPLSLGSDCPVENLDVFELICRAVTRDEHSQSERLTVEETIALYSLGGAYAMFQEANLGSIEVGKLADFIVLNQDIFSIPESEIPNCKVETVFVGGKRKI
- a CDS encoding bifunctional UDP-sugar hydrolase/5'-nucleotidase — translated: MRRATLHLLLVCLAFCSLFSNAWCQPEYRLVTILHTNDIHDHLIPFSYPDALKSSAPVAEMMATKNIGGLARIATLAHQIEASVGGNAILVDAGDICDGTPFGIEYKGEADFAALSAAGYDVMVTGNHEFGQSLEQFNRNLALAEFPIVCANLLKKDSLEPALPEYVIYDFDGVRIAFLGLTTPQIADYKAVKEGFAVKDPYETAKHLVPKLKNKADIVVVLSHLGEAEDERLAKMVPEIDVIVGGHSHTRLATPKIIKHNKPAEAFSLGGTVIVQAYQWAGELGRLDLRLRRNSGPFTLMSVDGKLIPVTSDIPEDHKTAEVIRRYYIPISKRYDKIIGEVTADMVDKGGSSPVLNLVCDAIREETGAQISIYGVGGVRGNFAKGPIKVWDVATVLPFHNKLVLIELTGAHLKQIIERFPISPGVSGMRYKIVNRKIVEATVDGKPLDENATYSIATIDWLVGLYFSDVTSAKYLDTLSVDALINYIQKRKVISPVNDERRQVE
- the hisI gene encoding phosphoribosyl-AMP cyclohydrolase; translated protein: MEILDQLKFDENGLIPAIIQDAENGDVLMMGFMDREAVQRTIRDGKVCFWSRSRRKHWVKGETSGHFQFVKGIYVDCDMDCLLIKVDQIGATCHEGYRSCFFRKITKENTLSVIAERIFNPEEVYKK